The following coding sequences are from one Merismopedia glauca CCAP 1448/3 window:
- a CDS encoding HNH endonuclease translates to MSKVLVLNASYEPLNITNWRRAVILLLKGKAEQVEHNGKCLYPELMLPTVIRLRHYVQVPYKEIPLTRRNILHRDNHSCQYCSYTGDELTLDHVIPRSRKGGDSWENIVTACVRCNVKKGNRTPKEANMVLRNQPRQPYSSLHFEVAKHIKNGSYQEWRKYAIGL, encoded by the coding sequence ATGAGCAAGGTTCTGGTGTTAAACGCCTCGTATGAGCCACTCAATATCACTAATTGGCGACGGGCGGTAATTCTGTTGCTCAAAGGTAAAGCCGAGCAAGTCGAACATAATGGTAAATGCCTCTACCCTGAGTTAATGTTGCCTACAGTCATCCGTTTGCGTCATTACGTACAAGTTCCATATAAAGAAATTCCTCTGACTCGTCGCAATATCCTCCATCGAGATAACCATTCTTGTCAATACTGTAGTTATACCGGAGACGAGTTAACTTTAGATCACGTAATTCCTCGATCGCGTAAAGGTGGAGATAGTTGGGAAAACATAGTCACCGCTTGCGTTAGGTGTAACGTTAAAAAAGGCAATCGCACTCCAAAAGAGGCTAATATGGTACTTCGCAATCAACCTCGTCAACCGTATAGTAGCCTGCATTTTGAAGTCGCTAAGCATATTAAGAATGGTTCATACCAAGAATGGCGTAAATATGCGATCGGATTATAG
- a CDS encoding DHH family phosphoesterase produces MNSHSVKTLEVNEVISGSLIQNVVESSNGYPSLETVSTSTRIPEQRVEALREVLEKHRGDRQIVLLQDFPDPDALASAWAYQLIAQQYNIQGDIIYAGAISHQENIALVKLTGLPVKRLNLQNIREKDLQGYQGCVLIDNQGTTCQLMQLVRQAEIPITVVIDHHTLQEDLSPEFLDIRPSTRATATILTQYLQAGLLKLDSSISEHVKCATALTHGIRSDTNRLMQAQEEDFLAAGYLSRYYDAQLLNAVLQTYRSKRVMDVIQRSLTNRIVKNNFSIAGVGYLRYEDRDAIPQAADFLVTEENVHTALVYGIVHDEDEELEVVIGSLRTTKLTLDPDEFIKEAFGQDSHGRFFGGGRMSAGGFEIPLGFLCGFTENAEFAKRKWDIFDTQIKQKLLRLVNPKDNLLSPEEKR; encoded by the coding sequence ATGAATTCCCATTCTGTGAAAACTTTAGAAGTGAATGAAGTTATTTCTGGCTCTTTGATTCAGAATGTAGTAGAAAGTTCCAACGGTTATCCAAGCTTGGAGACAGTAAGCACATCAACTCGGATACCAGAACAAAGAGTAGAAGCCTTGCGGGAAGTGTTGGAAAAACACAGAGGCGATCGCCAAATAGTATTACTCCAAGATTTCCCCGATCCAGATGCTTTAGCCAGTGCTTGGGCTTACCAGTTGATTGCTCAGCAATATAACATTCAAGGTGACATCATCTATGCTGGAGCTATTAGCCACCAAGAAAATATCGCCCTCGTTAAACTCACTGGATTGCCAGTCAAACGCCTCAACTTACAAAACATCAGAGAAAAAGACCTCCAAGGCTATCAAGGCTGTGTCTTGATTGATAACCAAGGGACTACCTGTCAGCTAATGCAGTTAGTCAGACAAGCAGAAATTCCCATTACGGTCGTAATTGACCACCACACCTTACAAGAAGACTTATCTCCAGAGTTTCTGGATATTCGCCCTTCAACTAGAGCCACAGCCACAATTTTAACCCAATACTTGCAGGCAGGACTCCTCAAACTAGATAGTAGCATCTCGGAACACGTCAAATGCGCTACTGCCCTAACTCACGGGATTCGTTCCGATACCAATCGGTTGATGCAAGCGCAAGAAGAAGACTTTTTAGCTGCTGGTTATCTGAGTCGGTACTATGATGCCCAATTATTGAACGCTGTCTTACAAACATATCGTTCTAAGCGAGTAATGGACGTAATTCAGCGATCGCTCACCAACCGCATCGTGAAAAACAACTTTTCCATCGCTGGTGTTGGATATCTCCGCTATGAAGATCGAGACGCAATTCCCCAAGCGGCTGACTTTCTGGTCACGGAAGAAAACGTCCACACAGCTTTAGTCTACGGTATCGTCCACGACGAAGACGAAGAACTAGAAGTCGTCATTGGTTCCTTGAGAACCACTAAACTTACCCTAGATCCAGACGAGTTCATCAAAGAAGCCTTTGGACAAGATAGCCACGGACGCTTTTTTGGCGGAGGAAGGATGAGTGCAGGTGGTTTTGAAATTCCGCTCGGCTTTTTGTGCGGATTTACCGAAAATGCCGAATTCGCCAAGCGCAAATGGGATATCTTTGACACCCAAATTAAACAAAAGCTACTCCGGTTGGTTAATCCTAAAGATAACCTGCTATCTCCAGAAGAAAAGCGCTAG
- the sixA gene encoding phosphohistidine phosphatase SixA, whose product MSYKTSIYLVRHGIAAEKGTYPYDGERPLIKEGRQQTKKVAKKLGELGLSFDLILTSPLIRAKETAEILKKAGLGNQITESPDLAPMGNFSNWLHWVTDWHKSSSGQSLALVGHQPDLGNWAERLVWGSVRDNIDLKKSGIIGINFPETEHIVGDCSLFWLTSPKYLL is encoded by the coding sequence ATGAGCTATAAAACATCTATTTACTTAGTTAGGCATGGAATTGCTGCCGAAAAAGGTACTTATCCCTATGATGGCGAACGTCCGTTAATTAAAGAAGGTCGCCAGCAAACCAAAAAAGTAGCCAAAAAACTGGGGGAACTAGGACTAAGTTTTGACTTAATTCTGACTAGTCCTTTAATTAGAGCCAAAGAAACCGCAGAAATCCTGAAAAAAGCGGGATTAGGCAACCAAATAACCGAATCTCCCGATCTAGCACCGATGGGAAACTTTTCTAATTGGCTCCATTGGGTAACCGATTGGCATAAATCTAGCTCAGGTCAGAGTTTAGCACTTGTCGGACACCAACCCGATTTAGGTAATTGGGCAGAAAGATTGGTTTGGGGTAGCGTCAGAGACAACATAGACCTGAAAAAATCAGGAATTATCGGGATAAATTTCCCAGAAACAGAACATATTGTGGGCGATTGCTCTTTATTTTGGTTAACGTCACCGAAATATTTACTTTAA
- a CDS encoding aspartate ammonia-lyase — protein sequence MTQATRIEQDSMGERTIPKDAYYGIQTLRATENFPISGLRPLRTYIDAGVFIKKATAIANGELGCIPEDVSKAITQAADEVLAGKLRDQFVVDIYQAGAGTSHHMNLNEVLANRALEILGDEKGNYRRVNPNDHVNYGQSTNDVIPTAIRIGGLLALKRTLYPALTKAIASLNTKADEFQNIVKSGRTHLQDAVPVRLGDTFRAWADICQQHLYRLEFAAKDLTFLGLGGSAAGTGLNTHPQYRFKVAEILSELIEEPLQPAPNLMAAMQSMAPFVHVSGGLRNLAQDLVKISHDLRLMDSGPKTGLKEIQLPPVQPGSSIMPGKYNPVMAEMTSMVCFQVMGYDSAIALAAQAGQLELNVMMPLIAYNLIHSIEILGNALSALTEQCIQGITANSDRCLAYAEGSLALVTALNPHIGYLNAAAIAKESLETGKSLREIVLAQNLLTPEVLAQVLDLEQMSALPKPH from the coding sequence ATGACACAAGCAACGCGGATTGAACAAGATTCGATGGGAGAAAGAACCATTCCCAAAGATGCATATTATGGAATTCAAACTTTACGAGCAACAGAAAACTTTCCCATTAGTGGACTTCGACCTTTACGTACATATATAGATGCTGGTGTATTCATTAAAAAAGCCACAGCTATAGCCAATGGGGAATTGGGTTGTATTCCTGAAGATGTATCAAAAGCGATCACTCAAGCCGCAGATGAGGTGTTAGCTGGGAAGTTACGAGATCAGTTTGTGGTGGATATCTACCAAGCTGGTGCGGGAACATCTCATCATATGAATCTTAATGAAGTTCTGGCTAATCGAGCGTTAGAAATATTGGGGGACGAAAAAGGTAACTATCGCCGTGTTAACCCTAATGACCACGTAAACTACGGTCAATCTACTAATGATGTCATACCCACAGCCATTAGAATAGGGGGCTTGCTGGCGCTGAAACGAACGTTATATCCAGCTTTAACCAAGGCGATCGCCTCTCTAAACACTAAAGCCGATGAATTCCAAAATATTGTCAAATCTGGCAGAACTCACCTGCAAGATGCCGTCCCAGTCAGGTTAGGCGATACTTTCAGAGCTTGGGCTGATATTTGTCAGCAACACTTATACAGACTCGAATTTGCAGCTAAAGATCTCACCTTTTTAGGTTTGGGTGGTAGTGCTGCGGGAACTGGACTCAATACCCATCCTCAATATCGCTTTAAAGTAGCTGAAATCCTGTCGGAATTGATTGAAGAACCTTTACAACCAGCACCCAACCTAATGGCGGCGATGCAAAGTATGGCTCCTTTCGTCCATGTTTCTGGAGGATTGAGGAACTTAGCCCAAGATTTGGTGAAAATCTCCCACGATCTGAGGTTAATGGATTCGGGACCAAAAACTGGTTTGAAAGAGATTCAACTTCCCCCAGTTCAACCTGGTTCTTCGATTATGCCAGGAAAATACAACCCTGTGATGGCAGAAATGACCTCAATGGTATGCTTCCAGGTGATGGGTTACGATAGCGCGATCGCATTAGCTGCTCAAGCTGGACAATTAGAACTAAATGTCATGATGCCCCTAATTGCCTATAACCTAATCCACAGCATCGAAATTTTAGGCAATGCTTTATCGGCTTTAACTGAGCAATGCATCCAAGGAATAACGGCAAATAGCGATCGCTGTTTGGCTTATGCTGAAGGTAGCTTGGCTTTGGTAACTGCTCTCAATCCTCACATTGGTTATCTAAATGCCGCAGCTATAGCCAAAGAATCTTTAGAAACTGGAAAATCTCTGCGAGAAATCGTCTTAGCCCAAAATCTGCTCACTCCCGAAGTCTTGGCGCAAGTCTTAGACTTAGAACAAATGAGTGCTTTACCAAAACCTCATTAG
- a CDS encoding DUF362 domain-containing protein produces MSPIVSLIQADNYEIEALSKQIAILLNPLGGMEAIVKPGSRVLLKPNLLTGSRPGKECITRPELVYCVAKMVQAVGGQPFLGDSPAFGSANGVAKASGYLPWLTELNIPVVEFHGQKYETASHEFNHLRLSKEAMQADVVINLPKVKSHAQLTLTMGVKNLFGCVPGKMKAWWHVEAGKNPEKFADMLVETARTINPNLTIMDGIMGHEGNGPSGGEPRKIGFLGASSDVFALDRAVVDILQIHPRLVPTIAASQRLGICPEIESISFPHAQPLDLSISDWRLPDRLMPIDFGLPRVFKSTFKHLYIKWIKEPIRDYARR; encoded by the coding sequence ATGTCACCTATAGTTAGTTTAATTCAGGCTGATAACTATGAAATTGAAGCTTTGAGCAAACAAATAGCAATTTTACTGAACCCTTTAGGTGGAATGGAAGCCATTGTTAAACCAGGCTCCCGTGTTCTTCTCAAACCGAATCTCTTAACTGGTAGTCGCCCTGGTAAAGAGTGCATTACTCGTCCAGAATTGGTTTACTGTGTAGCCAAAATGGTTCAAGCTGTGGGTGGTCAACCTTTTTTGGGAGATAGTCCAGCTTTTGGTTCTGCTAATGGTGTTGCTAAAGCTAGTGGCTATTTACCTTGGTTGACAGAACTAAATATTCCAGTAGTTGAATTTCATGGGCAAAAATATGAAACGGCTAGCCACGAGTTTAATCATTTGCGGTTGAGCAAGGAAGCGATGCAAGCAGATGTAGTTATTAATCTGCCCAAAGTCAAATCTCATGCTCAACTTACCTTAACTATGGGTGTAAAAAACCTGTTTGGCTGCGTACCAGGAAAGATGAAAGCTTGGTGGCACGTAGAAGCTGGGAAAAATCCCGAAAAATTTGCTGATATGCTGGTAGAAACTGCTCGTACCATTAATCCTAACCTAACCATCATGGACGGGATTATGGGTCATGAAGGCAATGGGCCAAGTGGCGGAGAACCTAGAAAAATTGGTTTTTTGGGAGCTTCTAGCGATGTGTTTGCCTTAGATAGAGCAGTAGTAGATATCTTGCAAATCCATCCTAGATTAGTTCCCACGATCGCTGCTTCCCAGCGTTTGGGAATTTGCCCCGAAATAGAGAGTATTTCTTTCCCTCACGCTCAACCTCTAGATTTATCTATCTCTGATTGGCGTTTACCAGATCGTTTAATGCCAATAGATTTTGGTTTACCTAGAGTTTTCAAGTCTACATTTAAACACCTGTACATCAAGTGGATTAAAGAACCCATCAGGGACTACGCCAGACGCTAA
- a CDS encoding D-alanyl-D-alanine carboxypeptidase → MWELFSSGLIGVWLNMAGIKPSEVNLQELLTWQGVPLIAFPAESDKKAKTTINQYLKQLAAQGRVIPEQGIWMQSGVTSLFDHQGAIPRPAASLTKVATTLAALETWGPQHRFETLISAKGIVKNGVLQGDLLVDGNGDPFFVWEESVALAHTLNQIGIRQVTGNLIVSGKFYMNYQFNPLTAGQLLRQGLNGQNVPASAFKLPPGSPSPQVAIAGTVQVGSVPESTRTLLIRHQSMSLAQILKQMNIYSNNEMAEMLAKSLGGGSIVARLASQGAGVPQIEISLVNGSGLGIENKISPRAVVAMFGKIQRYLQPHNLTVADIFPVSGYDRQGTLLTRRIPAHTVVKTGTLNDVSALAGAIPTRDRGLVWFAIINRGVGFENFRTQQDRLLQSLIKIWGVASHPPAIITPTGDRTNPAEKLGDLARNQVVGDRQARVQK, encoded by the coding sequence ATGTGGGAATTATTTAGCTCAGGGTTGATAGGTGTTTGGCTAAACATGGCGGGAATCAAGCCAAGTGAGGTTAACCTGCAAGAACTATTAACCTGGCAAGGTGTACCTTTAATCGCTTTTCCGGCTGAATCGGATAAAAAAGCCAAAACCACGATTAATCAATACTTAAAACAACTAGCTGCTCAAGGAAGAGTGATTCCAGAACAAGGAATCTGGATGCAGTCGGGAGTAACTTCACTGTTCGATCATCAAGGTGCTATACCCCGTCCAGCCGCTTCCTTAACCAAGGTTGCTACCACTCTAGCAGCTTTAGAAACTTGGGGACCACAACACCGTTTTGAAACCTTAATCAGCGCCAAAGGTATAGTCAAAAACGGGGTTTTACAAGGAGATTTACTTGTAGATGGCAATGGAGATCCGTTTTTTGTTTGGGAAGAATCTGTAGCTCTAGCCCATACCCTCAATCAAATTGGCATCCGCCAGGTAACGGGAAATCTGATTGTTAGCGGCAAATTTTACATGAACTACCAGTTTAATCCCCTCACAGCCGGTCAATTATTGCGACAGGGGTTAAACGGTCAAAATGTACCTGCAAGTGCCTTCAAGCTCCCACCAGGCAGTCCTAGTCCTCAAGTTGCGATCGCGGGAACTGTGCAAGTGGGCAGTGTTCCAGAATCAACTCGCACCCTATTAATCCGCCATCAATCTATGAGTTTGGCACAAATCTTAAAACAGATGAACATCTACAGCAACAACGAAATGGCGGAGATGTTGGCGAAATCTTTGGGAGGAGGGTCAATAGTAGCTAGATTAGCATCCCAAGGGGCTGGGGTTCCTCAAATAGAAATTAGCCTAGTCAATGGTTCGGGGTTGGGGATAGAAAATAAAATTTCTCCGAGAGCAGTAGTCGCCATGTTTGGGAAAATTCAGCGATATTTACAACCCCACAACCTAACTGTGGCAGATATCTTTCCTGTCTCTGGATACGATCGCCAAGGAACTTTATTAACCCGTCGCATACCCGCTCATACTGTCGTCAAAACAGGGACATTAAACGATGTTAGCGCCTTAGCTGGAGCAATTCCCACTCGCGATCGCGGTTTGGTGTGGTTTGCCATTATCAATCGGGGTGTAGGTTTTGAAAACTTCCGCACACAACAGGATCGATTATTGCAAAGCTTGATTAAGATTTGGGGTGTAGCCTCCCATCCCCCGGCTATTATTACACCGACAGGCGATCGCACCAACCCCGCCGAAAAATTGGGAGATTTAGCGCGCAACCAAGTGGTAGGCGATCGGCAAGCAAGAGTACAAAAATAG
- a CDS encoding iron uptake porin, with protein sequence MSKLFWNTIKVSPSLLGAYLLFGGVAIAAPEIRNPSSTINSEVAQATPVDTTNLEQIQQYSNPDAVNGASSDSMNQVTNVSQFSDVQSTDWAYEALSRVVEKYGCLQGYPDGTYRGKRALSRYEFAAGLNACLRQIEALIEAKGQNYVLKEDFEALQRLVEEFRTELATLGSRVDNLEARTDFLESHQFSTTTKLNGEVIFAIADVFGDTKASVDANNDGVNDDLDVNTIFSNRVRLNLDTSFTGKDRLRTRLQARNTTSFSGSALTGTNMTRLGFDGDEGNDVFLSRLQYQAPLGDKVKIILEANGFEWNDTLDSFAGAFESSGTGSISRFGRFNPIYRQSRDGAGAAIRFDLSKSFGLSFAYAAPGGEANNPNSGLFNGSYAALAQVAFKPSDSISLGLTYVRSLNQIGEVDLTGGTGSALARRPFGNGVETTSNQFGVEALFRPSKSIQLSGWVGFTDAQAEDGTGRNADIWNYAVALGFPDLGKKGNLLGFVFGMPPKATSIEGGRADQNTSLHIEGFYRYRLTDNIEITPGLFVLLNPEHNDNNDTQYVGVIRTTFKF encoded by the coding sequence ATGTCGAAACTTTTTTGGAACACTATTAAAGTGTCTCCTAGCCTTTTAGGAGCTTATTTGCTATTTGGTGGTGTAGCGATCGCCGCACCAGAGATCCGAAATCCATCATCAACTATAAACTCGGAAGTTGCCCAAGCTACTCCTGTAGATACCACAAATCTAGAGCAAATCCAGCAATATTCTAACCCCGATGCGGTCAATGGAGCTAGCAGTGACTCCATGAACCAAGTCACTAATGTTTCCCAATTTAGCGATGTACAATCTACTGATTGGGCATATGAAGCCTTAAGTCGAGTAGTTGAAAAATACGGCTGCTTGCAAGGTTATCCAGATGGAACATACAGAGGTAAAAGAGCTTTATCTCGCTATGAATTTGCGGCTGGTTTAAATGCCTGCTTGCGTCAAATTGAAGCTTTAATCGAAGCTAAAGGTCAAAACTACGTTCTTAAAGAAGACTTTGAAGCTCTGCAACGTCTAGTCGAAGAATTCCGCACCGAGCTAGCCACTTTAGGTAGTCGGGTGGATAACTTAGAAGCACGTACTGACTTTCTCGAATCCCACCAGTTCTCTACTACCACTAAACTGAATGGAGAGGTGATTTTTGCGATCGCTGACGTGTTTGGCGATACAAAAGCTAGTGTTGACGCGAACAATGACGGTGTAAATGACGATTTAGATGTCAATACCATCTTTTCAAATCGAGTTCGTCTCAACTTGGATACTAGCTTCACAGGAAAAGACCGCCTCAGAACCCGTCTCCAAGCTCGTAACACCACTTCATTTAGCGGTAGCGCTCTTACAGGTACTAATATGACCCGTTTGGGGTTTGATGGTGACGAAGGAAATGATGTATTCTTGAGCCGCTTGCAGTATCAGGCTCCCTTGGGTGATAAAGTCAAAATCATTTTAGAAGCTAATGGTTTTGAGTGGAACGACACTTTAGACAGCTTTGCAGGTGCTTTTGAATCTTCCGGTACTGGTTCCATTTCTCGCTTTGGTCGCTTTAATCCTATCTACCGTCAGAGCCGAGATGGTGCAGGTGCTGCAATTAGATTCGATCTGAGCAAGAGCTTCGGTTTGTCATTTGCTTATGCGGCTCCAGGTGGTGAAGCTAACAACCCCAACAGTGGTTTATTTAACGGTTCTTATGCAGCACTAGCTCAAGTAGCCTTTAAACCTTCAGATAGTATTAGCCTTGGTTTAACCTATGTTCGTTCCTTAAACCAAATCGGTGAGGTTGATTTGACTGGTGGAACTGGTAGCGCTCTAGCCAGAAGACCATTCGGTAATGGGGTAGAAACTACTTCTAACCAATTTGGGGTTGAAGCTCTCTTCCGTCCTAGTAAAAGCATCCAGTTGTCTGGTTGGGTAGGCTTTACAGATGCTCAAGCTGAAGACGGTACAGGTAGAAATGCTGATATCTGGAACTACGCCGTAGCTTTAGGTTTCCCAGACTTGGGTAAAAAAGGGAACTTACTTGGGTTTGTTTTCGGAATGCCACCAAAAGCTACCAGTATTGAAGGCGGACGTGCAGACCAAAATACTTCCTTGCATATCGAAGGCTTCTATCGCTATCGCTTGACAGACAACATTGAAATTACTCCTGGTTTGTTTGTGTTGCTTAATCCAGAACACAATGACAACAATGATACTCAGTATGTAGGAGTAATTCGGACAACCTTTAAGTTCTAG
- a CDS encoding acyl transferase, with protein MTWLSVILSFFPTLVMLLGVVSFVWLCIEPSIFSAVALLAVFYVLPLLVYWLHHLFYPLKEGISYLEGKNYAPWWGTHQIQLIYIAFPALETILRLIPGLFSLWLRLWGAKVGQGVYWTSRLEIGDRSLLEIGDRVVFGHGIGIYSHAVKPKKDNLMLYAKRVKIGDGAFISAGCRLGPGVEIPAGAYVPVTTDLYPNQKWDEDTGTRR; from the coding sequence ATGACTTGGCTCAGTGTCATCCTTTCTTTTTTCCCAACATTAGTGATGCTCTTGGGAGTAGTATCTTTTGTGTGGTTATGTATTGAACCAAGTATTTTCAGCGCTGTTGCTTTACTAGCAGTATTTTATGTACTACCTTTGCTAGTTTATTGGCTGCATCATCTGTTTTATCCGCTTAAAGAAGGGATTAGCTATCTAGAAGGGAAAAACTATGCCCCGTGGTGGGGAACCCATCAAATTCAACTTATTTATATCGCTTTTCCAGCTTTAGAAACTATATTGCGCCTAATTCCTGGTTTATTTTCCTTGTGGCTCAGGTTATGGGGGGCAAAAGTCGGTCAAGGAGTATATTGGACATCAAGACTAGAGATTGGCGATCGCTCCCTATTGGAAATCGGCGATCGCGTAGTTTTCGGTCATGGAATCGGGATCTATTCTCACGCTGTCAAACCAAAGAAAGACAACTTGATGCTCTATGCCAAAAGAGTCAAAATTGGAGATGGAGCCTTTATCAGTGCGGGTTGTCGCCTTGGTCCTGGAGTAGAAATTCCGGCTGGTGCTTATGTACCCGTCACCACAGATCTTTATCCGAATCAAAAATGGGATGAGGACACGGGGACGCGGAGATAG
- a CDS encoding DUF29 domain-containing protein, with the protein MLVIDRLEVGSKLSLVGQCPNPQSPTLMFSKLYQQDFSLWAQQTAELLRQRRFEEIDLEILAQEVEDLGKSERRAIASYLTVLLTHLLKWQYQASGRQYTIEGEPKGSWAGSITYSRLEIQKLLADNPSLLIYPKTVLAKSYQDAVKVAIKETGLKDFPIDCPFTIDQALDDNWFPDGSK; encoded by the coding sequence TTGTTAGTAATTGACAGGTTAGAAGTTGGGAGTAAACTAAGTTTAGTTGGTCAATGCCCCAATCCCCAATCCCCAACACTCATGTTTTCTAAGTTGTACCAGCAAGACTTCAGTTTGTGGGCGCAGCAGACGGCTGAACTGTTACGTCAGAGGAGGTTTGAGGAGATAGATCTCGAAATTTTGGCGCAAGAGGTAGAAGATTTGGGGAAAAGCGAACGGAGGGCGATCGCATCTTACCTCACTGTTTTGTTAACTCACTTGCTAAAGTGGCAATATCAAGCTAGCGGTCGTCAGTATACGATTGAGGGAGAACCAAAGGGAAGTTGGGCGGGTTCCATCACTTATAGTCGGTTAGAAATCCAAAAGCTGCTAGCAGACAATCCCAGCTTGCTAATCTACCCAAAAACGGTACTGGCTAAAAGTTATCAAGACGCAGTGAAGGTAGCCATTAAGGAAACTGGATTGAAGGATTTTCCGATTGACTGTCCTTTCACTATTGACCAAGCTTTAGATGATAATTGGTTCCCCGATGGTAGTAAGTAG
- the pgeF gene encoding peptidoglycan editing factor PgeF, with translation MLNPLLKLDSHPLSNNSKVTWDWHIWEGLPYLTCSLLNYWSHGFFTRQFSPREPAVLVQVLNREAQVYRVKQVHGAAVLSPSEVNIKAQEQGDYPFGDGLITEVPLQSIWVCSADCTPALIGDVKTGRVGAVHAGWRGTGKKILPEAIARLVQAGSHIPDLRVALGPAIAGDVYQVTTEVAAQVVSSLMSNDLTQLPLKIIEYAEKLPDSPILPDDEPGKVRLDVRKVNSIQLQQLGLNPEQIAIAPQCTYQDPENFFSYRREALKKVQWSGIVSN, from the coding sequence ATGCTAAACCCCTTATTAAAACTCGATTCCCACCCCCTAAGTAATAACTCAAAAGTTACTTGGGATTGGCATATTTGGGAAGGATTACCCTATCTTACTTGTTCTTTGTTAAATTATTGGTCGCATGGCTTCTTTACTCGCCAATTTTCGCCGCGAGAACCAGCAGTATTAGTTCAGGTATTAAACCGAGAAGCACAAGTTTATCGAGTCAAACAAGTACACGGTGCTGCGGTTTTATCGCCTTCGGAAGTTAATATTAAAGCTCAAGAACAGGGAGATTATCCTTTCGGTGATGGTTTGATTACCGAAGTGCCTCTACAATCAATTTGGGTTTGCAGTGCTGATTGTACCCCAGCTTTGATTGGAGATGTGAAAACTGGTAGAGTGGGAGCCGTACACGCAGGATGGCGGGGTACGGGGAAGAAAATTTTACCAGAGGCGATCGCTCGTTTAGTTCAAGCTGGTAGCCATATCCCCGATTTAAGAGTCGCTTTAGGGCCTGCGATCGCTGGAGATGTATATCAAGTAACTACTGAAGTTGCGGCTCAAGTAGTGTCTAGTCTCATGTCCAACGATCTAACTCAATTGCCCTTGAAAATTATTGAATATGCTGAAAAGCTACCAGATTCACCAATTTTACCGGACGATGAACCTGGTAAAGTGCGTTTAGATGTCAGGAAAGTCAACAGCATTCAATTACAGCAACTAGGGTTGAACCCCGAGCAAATTGCGATCGCTCCTCAATGCACTTATCAAGATCCAGAGAATTTCTTCTCCTATCGTCGCGAAGCCTTGAAAAAAGTGCAATGGTCGGGAATTGTTAGTAATTGA
- a CDS encoding biotin--[acetyl-CoA-carboxylase] ligase, with the protein MGFNRELVGYWLGDRLPLKINLQVYDTLASTSETLWKLMEKGASPGTVVVALQQTAGRGQWGRQWSSNLGGLYLSLALTPNLPTAHSSYLTICTAWGIATQLRDYEIPVELKWPNDLILDRRKLGGILTETRIQQDLITQAVVGVGINWTNRVPEVGINLQDFLTKIDSLEKLAALTIQGIVLGYSYCNPQKFKTIIPAYKQLLTSDTYRDTTAESELFFQQLEFK; encoded by the coding sequence ATGGGATTTAATCGGGAGTTAGTCGGTTATTGGCTAGGCGATCGCTTACCTCTAAAAATTAATCTACAAGTTTATGATACCCTAGCCTCAACTAGTGAGACATTATGGAAATTAATGGAGAAGGGAGCATCTCCAGGAACAGTCGTAGTAGCACTTCAACAAACTGCCGGAAGGGGTCAATGGGGACGACAATGGTCTTCTAATCTAGGGGGATTATATCTTTCTTTAGCCCTGACTCCCAACCTACCTACGGCTCATAGTAGCTATCTTACTATATGTACCGCTTGGGGAATTGCTACCCAACTTAGAGACTATGAAATCCCTGTAGAGTTGAAATGGCCCAACGACCTAATTTTAGATCGCCGCAAACTAGGGGGAATTTTAACCGAAACTCGGATTCAGCAAGATCTAATTACCCAAGCTGTAGTTGGAGTCGGGATTAATTGGACAAATCGAGTTCCAGAAGTTGGGATTAACCTGCAAGATTTTCTCACGAAAATTGATTCATTAGAAAAATTAGCTGCACTAACGATTCAAGGAATTGTATTAGGCTATAGTTACTGTAATCCCCAAAAATTCAAAACTATTATTCCAGCTTACAAACAGCTTTTAACTTCAGATACTTATAGAGATACCACTGCTGAATCAGAGTTATTCTTTCAGCAGTTAGAGTTTAAATAA